The proteins below are encoded in one region of Sphingobacterium sp. R2:
- a CDS encoding ATP-binding cassette domain-containing protein, whose product MIELTNLSKSFGQHQVLHEISYTFSGGKVYGIVGENGAGKTTLFRCLAGLEIHSGTITSAVQPLKNHLGYLTSDPYFMSKLTGEEYIYLLTDARGKKIKNLSERNIFELPLKEYASSYSTGMKKKLALTATLLQDNNYYILDEPFNGIDLQSSIILTEIILRLKAMGKIILISSHIFSTLKDTCDEILVLEAGNISKSVERDQFGDFEEEMKEKILKKDIDKLWL is encoded by the coding sequence ATGATCGAGCTTACGAACCTCAGTAAATCTTTTGGACAACATCAGGTACTCCACGAGATCTCTTATACCTTTAGCGGTGGAAAGGTATATGGCATCGTTGGCGAAAATGGTGCAGGAAAAACAACCCTGTTTCGTTGTCTTGCAGGACTTGAAATACACTCAGGCACTATAACATCCGCTGTGCAACCGTTAAAGAATCATTTAGGCTACTTAACCTCGGACCCTTACTTCATGTCGAAGCTAACAGGTGAAGAGTATATCTATCTGCTGACAGATGCGCGTGGAAAGAAGATCAAAAATCTTAGTGAAAGAAATATTTTCGAATTGCCACTGAAGGAATATGCGAGCTCTTATTCCACAGGGATGAAAAAAAAACTTGCGCTGACGGCGACGTTGCTGCAGGACAATAATTACTATATCCTAGACGAACCTTTTAATGGCATCGATCTACAAAGCAGCATTATTCTTACGGAGATTATTCTCCGCCTAAAAGCAATGGGAAAGATCATATTGATTTCGTCCCATATCTTTTCCACCTTAAAAGATACCTGCGATGAAATCTTGGTACTCGAAGCTGGTAACATCAGTAAATCCGTCGAAAGAGATCAGTTTGGAGACTTTGAGGAGGAAATGAAAGAAAAAATACTGAAGAAAGATATCGATAAGCTTTGGCTATAA
- a CDS encoding MFS transporter, with the protein MPAEQKSIYTLQFILLCLSSLLFSSSFNMIIPELPNYLSSLGGAEYKGLIIALFTLTAGISRPFSGKLTDRWGRVPVMAIGSIVCFICGFLYPILTSVAGFLFLRLIHGFSTGFKPTSTSAYVADLVPQKRWGEALGMHGLAFSIGTAVGPAIGSAIFEAFGINIMFYCSSLMALLSIIIVINMKETLAKKQKFNLSMLKINRKDIIEWRALPAGIVTFLSYTAYGVILTLIPDWSEYLGIKNKGLFFLAFTIASVLIRFVSGKVSDRYGRPKVIVVGLIIIAIALVAIGMGNSFVGMMIGASIYGAGTGILSPAVNAWTIDLSLPEHRGKAVATMYISLEAGIGLGALLAGLYYSDVILRIPVIMYGNALVLLLALAYMLSWQRRHQAN; encoded by the coding sequence ATGCCAGCTGAACAGAAATCCATCTATACGTTACAATTTATTTTACTCTGCTTAAGCTCGCTCTTATTCTCTTCGAGTTTCAATATGATTATCCCCGAGCTTCCGAATTACCTGAGCAGCTTGGGCGGAGCAGAGTACAAAGGTTTAATCATTGCTTTGTTTACATTGACCGCAGGAATTTCGCGGCCTTTCAGTGGAAAATTGACCGACCGATGGGGGCGGGTGCCGGTCATGGCCATTGGATCCATCGTTTGTTTTATCTGTGGATTTCTCTACCCGATCTTGACGTCCGTCGCGGGTTTTTTATTCCTACGATTGATACACGGCTTTTCTACGGGTTTTAAACCGACTTCAACTTCGGCTTATGTGGCTGATTTAGTACCCCAAAAACGATGGGGTGAGGCATTGGGTATGCATGGACTTGCTTTTAGCATCGGTACAGCTGTTGGCCCAGCGATTGGTAGCGCAATCTTTGAAGCCTTTGGGATCAATATCATGTTTTACTGTTCATCTCTCATGGCACTTCTCTCGATTATTATCGTCATTAATATGAAGGAGACACTGGCAAAAAAACAGAAATTTAATCTTTCGATGCTCAAAATAAACCGCAAGGATATCATCGAATGGCGTGCCCTACCCGCTGGAATCGTCACCTTTTTATCCTATACGGCTTATGGAGTTATTCTAACCTTAATTCCTGACTGGAGTGAATATTTAGGAATTAAAAACAAAGGTCTATTTTTCCTGGCCTTTACGATTGCATCAGTACTGATACGTTTTGTATCCGGTAAAGTCTCGGACCGTTACGGAAGACCAAAAGTTATTGTTGTTGGATTAATCATTATTGCCATTGCACTTGTTGCTATCGGAATGGGCAATAGCTTCGTTGGAATGATGATCGGTGCAAGCATCTATGGTGCAGGCACGGGCATACTCTCACCTGCTGTCAATGCTTGGACAATTGACCTCAGCTTACCCGAGCATCGCGGCAAGGCCGTAGCAACCATGTATATCTCGCTCGAAGCGGGAATTGGCCTTGGCGCACTACTTGCTGGCCTATACTATAGCGATGTTATTCTACGGATTCCCGTCATTATGTATGGCAATGCATTGGTTCTACTGCTTGCACTGGCCTATATGCTGAGCTGGCAACGAAGGCACCAAGCCAACTAG
- a CDS encoding RNA methyltransferase, whose protein sequence is MLSKAQISLITSLQNKKFRKQHGLFIVEGIKSVMEFISSRYQVESIFYTGDASTKVGKISHNIKCHELTETEFQKISALKSPQGILALVKLPSQQTIVSDNLKNKFSLVLDDVQDPGNLGTIIRTAEWFGIEHIICSIGTVDAYNPKVVQATMGSLARLQIYYTDLAEFIQSSNLKVYGALLHGQSIYQTQWTDEGLIVMGNEGNGISEELTALIDQAITIPRIGQAESLNVAVATTIFCSEISRQKLV, encoded by the coding sequence ATGTTGTCAAAAGCGCAAATCAGTCTAATAACGTCTCTGCAAAATAAAAAGTTTAGAAAACAGCACGGCCTTTTTATCGTGGAGGGTATAAAGTCCGTCATGGAATTTATTTCTTCTCGCTATCAGGTTGAGTCCATTTTCTATACGGGCGACGCCAGCACAAAAGTGGGTAAAATCTCGCATAATATAAAATGCCACGAACTGACGGAGACTGAATTTCAAAAGATTAGTGCGTTGAAATCGCCGCAGGGAATTCTCGCATTGGTCAAACTACCATCACAACAAACGATTGTATCGGACAACTTAAAAAATAAATTTAGTCTTGTGCTCGATGATGTGCAGGATCCGGGCAATTTAGGCACGATTATCCGCACTGCGGAGTGGTTTGGAATCGAACATATTATCTGTTCCATTGGAACTGTAGACGCCTACAACCCTAAAGTAGTACAGGCAACTATGGGCTCACTGGCCAGACTTCAGATCTATTATACTGATTTAGCGGAATTTATACAGTCAAGCAACTTGAAAGTGTATGGTGCACTACTGCATGGCCAATCCATTTATCAAACCCAATGGACCGATGAGGGTCTGATTGTCATGGGCAATGAGGGAAACGGTATTAGTGAAGAACTAACAGCATTGATCGATCAAGCCATTACTATTCCCCGCATAGGGCAGGCAGAGTCTTTAAATGTTGCTGTAGCAACAACGATCTTCTGTAGCGAAATTTCTAGACAAAAATTGGTTTAA
- a CDS encoding BamA/TamA family outer membrane protein has protein sequence MSLFASCRSSKYLDDDQALVTKVQISGVNPALKESSETYISNQIRPNSRVNLFIYNTFNTTNGRYKTKKIRNVGEPPHLLDSAMVDLSANQIRRFLFSKGYFKAKVTPEIAVSKKRAHIDFKVDAGAPYQIRGVDRTFEEADIKDIFEREVLPKTAVKPNTQYDAAKLIDEREKLYVSMRNNGYYDYLRQYMRAGIDSAIAGNLIDLKINVENPSDSTIHKKYQIDSVYMTIRNYGAMSKKAPRRIQDSAKRLLFVDETNSFRWKPLERYMYLRSGNYYSLQEENKSYDRLYEMNGFRSVKIQFVKKDSNKLNVHYDFVPRPRMGNQIEGEYTFSSGMSGFNIGNTFSQRNIFGGSEQLEVKLRYGVLFDPRLAGGLSSKIFNNDFQAGVNLVIPRLMVPFRINPGGKFGLPKTTYSMTLQLFDQDKTYSNRYFITSLNYSWYETENKYHSFTPIVLEYRDGRLDSNFRNKLVQEGYQLYVRSNDRQYFGLGTQYTFVLNGKKLNSREDFQYFRGTLDISGNFLDLISSLAKLPKNADGEKKIFGVPFLQYAKTELDYRLYRNLGGNRQFVFRFNPGIAIPYGNNSKLLIFEKSFYSGGMNGIRAWQARTLGPGAYNRQSLSEDLRLNLRNLDQLGEIKLEANAEYRFRLLNNFLGAKMNGATFVDMGNVWRLKKDEELNPGGEFKINKFLGQVAIGTGFGLRFDSEYFVIRLDAGLKLKDPQFSGADQWVIKHFFDSKEFKAQYYETHKPDRYNFIQYNFGIGMPF, from the coding sequence ATGTCACTTTTTGCATCCTGCCGGTCTTCAAAATACCTTGACGATGACCAGGCTTTGGTTACAAAAGTACAGATTTCTGGTGTCAACCCTGCATTGAAAGAATCATCCGAAACGTATATTTCCAATCAAATACGACCTAATTCAAGGGTAAATCTCTTTATTTACAATACGTTCAATACTACAAACGGCCGCTATAAAACTAAGAAAATTCGGAATGTCGGTGAGCCACCTCATTTATTAGATTCGGCAATGGTCGATTTGTCCGCTAATCAAATCCGGCGATTTTTGTTTTCGAAAGGTTATTTTAAAGCCAAAGTAACACCCGAAATTGCCGTTTCGAAGAAGCGCGCGCATATAGACTTTAAGGTTGATGCTGGTGCTCCATATCAAATTAGAGGTGTAGATCGTACCTTTGAAGAAGCGGATATAAAAGACATCTTTGAACGTGAGGTGCTACCAAAGACTGCTGTCAAGCCAAATACGCAATATGATGCAGCAAAATTAATCGATGAAAGAGAGAAACTTTATGTTTCGATGCGGAACAACGGATATTATGATTATTTGCGGCAATATATGCGTGCAGGTATTGATTCGGCTATAGCGGGTAATTTGATCGACCTTAAAATCAATGTCGAAAATCCGTCGGATTCTACGATACATAAAAAGTATCAGATTGACAGTGTTTATATGACCATAAGGAATTATGGTGCAATGTCGAAGAAGGCACCGCGTCGCATTCAAGATTCAGCGAAACGACTCCTGTTTGTCGATGAAACGAATAGCTTTCGTTGGAAACCGTTAGAGCGTTATATGTATTTGCGGTCTGGGAATTATTATTCGTTACAAGAGGAAAATAAATCCTATGACCGATTGTATGAGATGAATGGATTTCGTTCTGTCAAAATACAGTTTGTCAAGAAAGATTCCAACAAGCTTAATGTGCATTATGATTTCGTTCCAAGACCTCGCATGGGAAACCAGATAGAAGGTGAGTATACCTTTAGTTCGGGCATGAGTGGGTTCAATATCGGAAATACCTTTTCCCAACGTAATATTTTTGGAGGATCAGAGCAATTGGAAGTTAAATTGCGCTATGGCGTTTTATTTGACCCGCGATTGGCAGGGGGGCTTTCCAGTAAGATCTTTAACAACGATTTTCAGGCAGGAGTCAACTTAGTTATTCCTCGTTTGATGGTCCCTTTTCGTATAAATCCGGGAGGGAAATTTGGCTTGCCTAAAACGACCTATTCCATGACATTGCAATTATTTGATCAGGATAAAACCTATTCAAACCGATATTTTATTACGTCCTTAAATTATTCCTGGTATGAAACGGAGAATAAATACCACAGCTTCACACCCATCGTATTGGAGTATCGGGATGGACGCCTAGATTCCAATTTTCGGAACAAGCTCGTGCAAGAAGGCTATCAGCTGTATGTGCGGAGCAACGACCGCCAATATTTCGGTTTGGGGACCCAGTACACCTTTGTTTTGAATGGAAAAAAGTTGAATAGCAGGGAAGATTTTCAATATTTCAGAGGGACATTGGATATTAGTGGGAACTTTCTGGATCTTATTAGTTCTTTGGCAAAATTGCCCAAGAATGCCGACGGAGAGAAAAAGATCTTTGGTGTGCCTTTTCTCCAGTATGCCAAAACTGAACTCGATTATCGTTTATATCGAAATCTTGGAGGAAATAGACAGTTTGTCTTTCGTTTTAATCCAGGGATAGCGATTCCATACGGTAACAACTCCAAATTGCTGATTTTTGAGAAGAGTTTCTATAGTGGCGGAATGAACGGTATCCGTGCATGGCAGGCACGTACGTTGGGACCGGGTGCTTACAACCGTCAGAGTTTAAGTGAAGACTTGCGTTTAAATCTCCGTAATCTGGATCAACTCGGCGAAATTAAATTGGAAGCGAACGCAGAGTATCGTTTCCGGTTGCTCAATAATTTTTTGGGAGCCAAAATGAACGGAGCGACATTCGTAGATATGGGGAATGTTTGGCGTCTGAAGAAAGATGAAGAATTGAACCCTGGAGGAGAGTTTAAAATCAATAAATTTCTTGGGCAGGTCGCGATTGGTACCGGTTTTGGACTTCGTTTCGATTCAGAATATTTTGTGATCCGTCTGGATGCAGGACTTAAACTTAAAGATCCCCAGTTTTCAGGTGCAGATCAATGGGTTATTAAGCACTTTTTTGATTCCAAAGAATTTAAGGCACAGTACTATGAAACCCACAAACCAGACAGATACAATTTTATTCAATATAATTTTGGTATCGGTATGCCGTTTTAA